One segment of Polypterus senegalus isolate Bchr_013 chromosome 8, ASM1683550v1, whole genome shotgun sequence DNA contains the following:
- the LOC120534226 gene encoding uncharacterized protein LOC120534226, which translates to MSVSQGSPFHVSEELALSGSDPDVLHDYFHGTLLILIHEANWLCVIFMYVFKLHCCYSIDGAKDDGSVGRMINDNHKSPNCKIKKLAVDGMPHLCLFALRDILPGEEITYSYGDGPWPWRKQGKEKATIVSSPLQTNDKGTGERDVAQSQILAQQPTLAQVKGTLAIDEQNPDGREKTLSHSLAEKTSEPQEKEAVITNEQTEDNSGSDTEPVSLEKRELDCTVPKLKRSDSVIVSEEMLQNCSESSDSSMNHSDDDYIPKSSEESSPDCSSDCLSAHMNDKIEKVVIENETSESEEELSDHEGDAEMQVKQMKRAHGEVQETKVNSVCQGRKRVKRTMWKEEERRAVEKHLAKFINICKVPGKRV; encoded by the exons atgtcagtTTCTCAAGGTAGTCCTTTCCACGTAAGTGAGGAGCTTGCCCTCTCAGGCTCAGACCCAGATGTGCTACACGATTATTTCCACGGAACACTACTCATTCTAATACATGAGGCAAATTGGCTGTGTGTaatctttatgtatgtatttaaactgCACTGCTGTTACAGCATTGATGGAGCCAAAGATGATGGCTCTGTTGGAAGAATGATAAATGACAACCACAAAAGTCCAAACTGCAAAATCAAGAAACTGGCAGTAGATGGAATGCCACACCTCTGCCTGTTTGCTTTAAGAGATATTCTTCCTGGTGAAGAAATCACATACAGCTATGGAGATGGACCATGGCCTTGGAGAAAACAG ggaaaagaaaaagccaCTATTGTGTCATCACCATTACAGACAAATGACAAG GGCACTGGGGAAAGGGATGTTGCCCAAAGCCAGATCTTGGCTCAACAGCCTACACTGGCACAAGTAAAAGGCACTCTTGCTATTGATGAACAG AACCCTGATGGAAGAGAGAAGACCCTCAGTCATAGCTTAGCTGAAAAGACTTCTGAACCTCAAGAGAAAGAAGCAGTTATTACTAATGAGCAg actGAAGACAACAGTGGATCTgacactgaaccagtttctttAGAAAAGAGAGAGCTtgactgtactgtgccaaaactTAAGCGCTCTGACAGTGTTATT GTGAGCGAGGAGAtgcttcaaaactgttctgagtcATCAGATTCCAGTATGAACCACAGCGATGATGACTACATTCCTAAGTCATCAGAAGAGAGTAGTCCAGACTGCAGTAGTGACTGCTTATCAGCACACATGAATGACAAAATAG AAAAAGTagtgattgaaaatgaaacaTCAGAAAGTGAGGAAGAATTGAGTGATCATGAAGGTGATGCAG AAATGCAAGTAAAGCAGATGAAACGAGCACATGGCGAAGTTCAGGAAACAAAAGTTAACAGTGTTTGCCAAG GTCGTAAACGAGTGAAGAGGACAatgtggaaagaagaagaaagaagagcagTGGAAAAACATTTGgccaaatttataaatatatgtaaagtgcCAGGAAAGAGAGTGTGA